The Methanomassiliicoccales archaeon genome has a segment encoding these proteins:
- a CDS encoding ferritin-like domain-containing protein: MASQKLKDLMNKGLAAEIQATIQYMWQHVQWIGVEHYAVSEQFKEIAIQEMKHAEKIAERLWYLEGVPTTKPAPIQVGGEMWEMVDNDIAAEEFAINLYKEIMEVAEKEGDKTTRFIFEQILEQEEEHHDFFTSLKQGQPKKTSRAK, from the coding sequence ATGGCATCACAAAAGCTCAAGGATCTCATGAATAAGGGATTGGCCGCGGAGATCCAGGCAACAATCCAGTATATGTGGCAGCACGTTCAGTGGATCGGGGTAGAGCACTATGCGGTCTCTGAGCAGTTCAAGGAGATAGCCATACAAGAGATGAAGCACGCAGAGAAGATCGCCGAACGTCTCTGGTATCTGGAAGGAGTGCCCACCACCAAGCCCGCCCCTATCCAGGTCGGTGGCGAGATGTGGGAGATGGTCGACAATGATATTGCTGCAGAGGAGTTCGCGATAAACCTATACAAGGAGATAATGGAGGTAGCGGAGAAGGAAGGGGACAAGACGACCCGTTTCATCTTCGAGCAGATCCTTGAACAGGAGGAGGAGCACCACGACTTCTTCACCTCCCTGAAACAAGGACAGCCAAAGAAGACCTCCAGGGCGAAGTAA